In one window of Candidatus Methylomirabilis sp. DNA:
- a CDS encoding Stealth CR1 domain-containing protein, translating to MLNEIDLVYLWVDSTDPVWQAKKIEALKTIGGCTPTPFAARFRNHDELKYSLRSVAKHAPFIRNIYLITNQQRPTWLNPEAGGLFVVDHQDIFPDSSCLPCFSSNAIETVMHRIRGLSEFFLYANDDMFFLNDVSAEDFLVGNAKMRVGFKTNLVHIPRDPEHDPFSEQMVNSCHLMEVELGKFYRPRIHLRHWIRLRPFRKNFYLWNYPNHQIQIHSKSIAYEIHDRFPREVSTAMHERFRSRQSIDVAALLLYYAIYRSAATPIFDKNWLLMSRKNISRLLRKSRALINTPPSHRPKFLCLNDCEYNEHFDWGSYLTHMLERLFPNPSRFEKTTAENRDLYSPEAIVGGTPL from the coding sequence ATGCTAAACGAGATCGATCTGGTGTATTTATGGGTGGACTCAACAGATCCAGTATGGCAAGCCAAAAAAATTGAAGCGCTTAAAACAATCGGTGGGTGTACTCCGACCCCTTTCGCTGCGAGATTTAGGAATCATGATGAGCTCAAATACAGCTTGCGAAGCGTAGCAAAGCACGCACCCTTCATCCGAAACATATACCTTATTACAAACCAGCAGCGACCGACTTGGCTGAATCCAGAGGCTGGGGGTCTATTTGTTGTTGACCATCAAGATATTTTCCCGGATAGCAGCTGCTTGCCATGTTTTTCTTCTAATGCCATTGAGACCGTCATGCATAGAATTCGCGGACTGTCTGAGTTTTTTTTATATGCAAATGATGACATGTTCTTTCTCAATGATGTCTCTGCTGAAGATTTCCTTGTTGGAAATGCGAAGATGCGTGTGGGTTTCAAAACAAATCTTGTCCATATTCCTCGCGACCCAGAACACGATCCATTTTCTGAGCAAATGGTGAATAGCTGTCACCTCATGGAAGTAGAGTTGGGGAAATTCTATAGGCCTCGCATACATCTAAGGCACTGGATACGGCTGCGGCCTTTTCGGAAGAATTTTTATCTCTGGAATTATCCAAATCATCAAATTCAGATACACTCGAAATCGATTGCCTATGAGATACATGACAGGTTTCCGCGAGAGGTGTCTACTGCGATGCATGAGAGGTTTCGATCGCGACAAAGCATTGACGTCGCCGCCTTGCTGCTTTATTACGCGATTTACAGGAGCGCTGCCACGCCTATTTTCGACAAAAATTGGTTGCTGATGTCTAGAAAAAACATAAGCCGCTTACTCCGGAAATCAAGAGCCCTCATCAACACACCGCCATCTCATCGTCCGAAGTTTCTGTGTCTAAATGACTGCGAATACAATGAGCACTTTGATTGGGGATCCTACCTCACGCATATGTTGGAACGTCTTTTCCCCAACCCTAGCCGTTTTGAGAAAACGACTGCTGAAAATCGAGATCTTTATTCTCCGGAAGCGATCGTCGGTGGTACACCTCTGTGA
- the asnB gene encoding asparagine synthase (glutamine-hydrolyzing) gives MCGIAGFLDTRGALGAEYLAATGAAMAATLRHRGPDDSGVWIDPAAGISLAHQRLAILDLSPAGRQPMVSSCGRLVLTYNGEIYNHAELRRELEAHGRRFRGHCDSEILLEACAEWGVKTALGRLNGMFAFAVWDRATRTLTLARDRVGIKPLYWARFGNLFMFGSELKALRAHAGWAPEIDRDSLAAFVRYSYVPGPHSIYCGVFKLSPGHLLVLPYADAPEIHPYWDAREVAAAAAANRLDISEAEAVDGLESLLRDTVGRHMAADVPLGAFLSGGIDSSVVAALMQAQSSRPINTYTIGFAEPRYDEARHAREVAAHLGTAHTELYVAPEQALAIIPELPRWYDEPFADSSQIPTLLLSELTRRHVTVALSGDGGDELLGGYTSYYKARALAQAGRYLPMPLRGATAGATTAAAEWILAGGAMLSGVLPVFLRHKLSLNRRSVLTHTFVGATESDLYRQVVCPLEDSAAVMSDARERPDLLQDATTEVTLPDFMERIGFLDMMTRLPDGMLTKVDRASMAFGLEVRVPLLDHRVVEYVWRLAPALKYVDAGENKRLLRRVLYRYVPRALVDRPKRGFDVPIKAWLWGPLRTWAEELLDERRLAEDGFFDPTLVRARWHEHLAGMHNRGKLLWRVLMFQQWRRHQAAESAITSGCLGASGGAA, from the coding sequence ATGTGCGGCATTGCCGGATTCCTTGATACGCGCGGCGCACTAGGGGCCGAGTACTTAGCGGCGACGGGCGCGGCGATGGCGGCGACCCTACGCCACCGGGGACCCGATGATTCCGGCGTCTGGATTGATCCGGCGGCAGGGATTTCGTTGGCGCATCAGCGGCTCGCTATCCTCGACCTCTCGCCGGCGGGGCGGCAGCCGATGGTCTCCTCGTGCGGGCGTCTTGTCCTCACCTATAACGGCGAGATATACAATCACGCCGAGCTCCGACGCGAGCTTGAGGCCCATGGTCGGCGCTTTCGCGGTCACTGCGACAGTGAGATTCTCCTCGAGGCGTGCGCAGAGTGGGGCGTCAAAACCGCGCTTGGGCGGCTCAACGGTATGTTCGCCTTTGCCGTGTGGGATCGAGCAACGCGGACGCTAACGCTCGCGCGTGATCGAGTCGGCATCAAGCCGCTCTACTGGGCCCGATTTGGCAACCTGTTCATGTTCGGCTCTGAGCTCAAGGCGTTGCGCGCGCATGCTGGCTGGGCGCCAGAGATCGACCGAGACAGTCTTGCCGCCTTCGTTCGCTACAGCTACGTACCGGGACCGCATAGTATCTATTGCGGCGTCTTCAAGCTGTCGCCCGGCCACCTCCTTGTGCTACCCTACGCTGACGCACCGGAGATCCATCCCTACTGGGATGCACGGGAGGTCGCTGCTGCGGCCGCGGCCAATCGTCTCGACATCAGCGAGGCGGAGGCCGTCGACGGCCTCGAATCCCTGCTGCGCGACACCGTCGGCCGTCACATGGCGGCCGACGTACCGCTGGGCGCCTTTCTCTCCGGCGGGATCGATTCGTCTGTGGTTGCGGCCCTGATGCAGGCGCAGAGCAGCCGTCCGATCAACACCTATACGATCGGCTTCGCGGAGCCACGCTACGATGAGGCGCGCCACGCCCGCGAGGTGGCGGCGCATCTCGGCACCGCGCACACCGAACTGTACGTCGCACCCGAACAGGCCTTAGCGATCATCCCAGAGCTGCCGCGCTGGTACGACGAGCCTTTCGCCGACAGTTCTCAGATCCCGACCCTGCTCCTCTCGGAGCTGACCAGGCGGCATGTCACCGTGGCGCTCTCAGGCGATGGTGGCGACGAACTGCTCGGAGGCTATACAAGTTACTACAAGGCGCGGGCCCTTGCACAGGCTGGCAGGTATCTCCCCATGCCGCTGCGAGGCGCCACAGCGGGCGCCACAACGGCTGCCGCAGAGTGGATCCTGGCAGGGGGCGCGATGCTGTCCGGCGTTCTCCCGGTCTTCCTCCGTCATAAGCTTTCGCTCAATCGGAGGAGTGTGCTGACACACACCTTCGTGGGGGCAACTGAGAGCGACCTCTATCGTCAGGTGGTCTGCCCACTGGAGGACTCGGCCGCTGTCATGTCTGACGCGCGTGAACGGCCGGATCTTCTGCAGGATGCGACGACAGAGGTCACCTTGCCAGACTTTATGGAACGCATCGGCTTCCTCGATATGATGACACGCCTGCCGGACGGCATGCTGACCAAGGTGGATCGAGCGAGCATGGCGTTCGGCCTTGAGGTTCGCGTGCCGCTGCTTGACCATCGCGTCGTGGAATACGTCTGGCGCCTGGCGCCGGCGCTCAAATATGTGGATGCAGGCGAGAATAAACGGCTCTTGCGCAGGGTCCTTTACCGGTACGTGCCGCGGGCGCTGGTCGACCGCCCGAAAAGGGGCTTTGACGTGCCGATCAAGGCGTGGCTTTGGGGTCCGTTGCGGACATGGGCGGAAGAGCTGCTCGATGAACGGAGACTCGCCGAGGACGGATTTTTCGACCCCACACTTGTCCGCGCACGCTGGCACGAACACCTTGCGGGAATGCATAACCGTGGGAAGTTGCTGTGGCGCGTCCTGATGTTCCAGCAGTGGCGGCGACATCAGGCGGCAGAATCCGCAATCACGAGTGGCTGCCTGGGAGCATCCGGTGGCGCCGCCTGA
- a CDS encoding aminotransferase class I/II-fold pyridoxal phosphate-dependent enzyme, producing the protein MALLKKFRQLADARKALTKVSEDPFRVTIERLLSPTEAVVNGRPMILAGTNNYLGLTFDPQCIEAAARAVREQGTGTTGSRMANGNFIGHLALEKELAEFYGRRWCDVFSTGYLANLGVISALAGQGDVILIDADCHASIYDGCRMSGAEIIRFRHNDTADLHKRLTRLGKRCANTLIIAEGIYSMLGDRAALVEIAALKQEHGAYLLLDEAHSLGVLGERGRGRSEEAGVEDSVDFIVGTFSKSLGATGGFCVSDHPEMELIRYASRPYIFTASPCPSVIASTRAALRRLRTEPELRLRLWANARRLYDSLKELGCRLGPEPSPIIAVRFGGGEEAIACWNSLLQQGVYVNMILPPAAPDGGSLLRCSVSAAHTPDQIDRVAKAFASVKATFSP; encoded by the coding sequence ATGGCTCTCCTGAAGAAGTTCCGACAGTTGGCCGATGCCCGCAAGGCACTGACGAAAGTGAGTGAAGACCCCTTTCGGGTAACAATCGAACGGCTCCTATCGCCGACCGAAGCTGTCGTGAACGGCCGTCCGATGATCCTGGCAGGGACGAACAACTACCTTGGGTTAACATTCGATCCTCAGTGTATTGAGGCAGCGGCACGCGCCGTGCGGGAGCAAGGGACCGGTACCACCGGTTCCAGAATGGCGAATGGCAATTTTATCGGACACCTTGCATTAGAGAAAGAGCTGGCAGAGTTTTATGGGCGTCGGTGGTGTGATGTCTTCTCGACCGGCTATCTGGCAAATTTGGGTGTCATTTCGGCGCTCGCGGGCCAGGGAGACGTGATCCTGATCGATGCCGATTGCCATGCAAGCATCTATGATGGCTGCCGGATGAGCGGCGCGGAGATCATTCGATTCCGCCACAACGATACCGCCGACCTCCATAAGCGCCTGACACGCCTGGGAAAGCGTTGCGCCAATACGCTGATCATCGCCGAAGGGATCTATAGTATGTTGGGAGATCGAGCGGCGCTAGTGGAGATAGCGGCCTTGAAACAGGAACACGGCGCCTATCTGCTGCTGGACGAGGCCCATTCGCTTGGAGTCTTGGGCGAGCGAGGCCGCGGGCGCTCCGAAGAGGCCGGCGTTGAAGACAGCGTCGATTTTATTGTTGGAACCTTCAGTAAGAGCCTGGGCGCTACCGGCGGGTTCTGTGTCTCGGATCATCCAGAGATGGAACTGATCCGGTATGCCAGTCGCCCGTATATCTTCACCGCGTCACCCTGCCCATCGGTCATCGCTTCCACAAGGGCTGCCTTACGCAGGCTCCGAACGGAACCGGAGCTACGTCTCAGGCTCTGGGCTAACGCGCGGCGATTGTACGATTCGTTGAAAGAGTTGGGATGCAGGCTTGGCCCCGAACCCAGTCCGATCATCGCAGTCCGGTTCGGCGGAGGGGAAGAAGCGATCGCCTGCTGGAACAGTCTCCTCCAACAAGGCGTATACGTGAACATGATTCTGCCGCCAGCCGCCCCCGATGGCGGGAGCCTGCTCCGATGCAGCGTGAGCGCGGCGCACACCCCTGACCAGATCGACCGCGTTGCAAAGGCCTTTGCGTCCGTCAAGGCAACCTTCTCTCCGTAA
- a CDS encoding acyl carrier protein: MARYETILPQLYEILRPHGQDGQALSEETELVADLDLDSLKVMELLLEVEERFDISIPLNIVPDVRTIGDFARQIEQLMEHR, translated from the coding sequence ATGGCTCGCTACGAGACGATACTGCCGCAACTTTACGAGATCCTTCGGCCGCATGGGCAGGACGGACAGGCCCTTTCAGAGGAAACCGAACTTGTCGCCGATCTCGATCTCGATTCGCTGAAGGTTATGGAACTTCTGCTTGAGGTGGAGGAACGATTCGACATCTCCATTCCTTTGAACATCGTCCCGGACGTACGGACCATCGGAGATTTCGCCCGGCAGATCGAGCAACTTATGGAGCACCGGTGA